Within Triticum dicoccoides isolate Atlit2015 ecotype Zavitan chromosome 1B, WEW_v2.0, whole genome shotgun sequence, the genomic segment CTGCTTGGCGCGCATCGGCGCCGGAGTCGCCATCGGCGGCGCGGTCGGCGGAGCCGTCGGTAAGCTCCTCCCTCCCTACctaaaaccctaaaccctagctGGCCCTGTGCCAATCCGCCCGGTGCTGGTTCGATTTCGCTTCTAGGCTTTGGTCAAAATCCGTTCAGGGCCAGGACTGATTCGTGGGGTTAGTTGCTGATCTGCGACATCCGCCTAGTAGGTTCGGGCTGTGATGTGGGCGCATGAGCTGTTGCGTCTGGTAGGAAATCTTGTTGTATGCTAAAGTAGGAGATTTCCTCGCGGTGGAAGCAGACGTCTGTGACGACTTGATGCTGAACATCTGAAGGCTGCTCGCTCAAGTGCTGGGCTTTTATTGTCGACCCCTGTCATAGGTGTTCGACTGGTGGTGGTGGTTAGGAATTCGGGCCACTGGTGAGAGAAGATGACTAGATCTTCTTGGTTCCTTTTTGACGAGTAATATTATAGGGTCATTGATGCTAATGTGAAGTGCGTGACAGATTAGAATATTCAGTTTCTGGCCTTAGTTACAGTTCTGGGCTTGATAAGTGATAACAAGAAGTTAAAGACTTTTGATGTTGTTTGGATGGTGTATCTTGGCAACTGACGTTGACAAAGTAGTAATAGCTCCACTCCTGCTGTTTAACAATGCTCGTGGAAACACAACAGGTTAGATATGCTGCTTAGTCATGCTTTTGGACATTGGAGACATAACTGGCTGTTTCTGCTGAACAATTAGCGCTCTTATGGATGCTCTCAGTATTCTTAGTTTGCTCCTTCAGCTTAACAATTCTAGAGCTACTCGCCTACTAGCAATCTTTTAATGAGCTGCTTATTGCTGTTTTTTGGTTTGTGTTTTCTTCTTAGTTTTCGGAACTTCAAGTGCTAGCGTAGGATATGAAATTAATATCATGGAATTAATGGACATGTTCCCCCATTTTGTGCAGGTGCTGTGTATGGGACTTATGCCGCTATCAGATTGAGGGTaatctttttttgctttttttaataCCTGAGCTACTTTGTGGTAGCACGCCACCACTTGTTTTTTTGGTCTGTATTGTCATGCCATACTTGATGTGTTAAAAGTTCAGAAATTACTAGTTTATATGGTGCTCAAAATCAGTATATTAGAAATTTAGCGATTGTTCTGCTCTTTATCTTTAATAATCACAACTCTTATCTTTCCACCTCAGCCCACCTCATATCTTTTTTTAAATGATTAACTTCAAACTGCCTGCGCAAGTCAACAGTTAGTATTTGAAACTTGAAAGCTTTCTTTAATTAAACATGCTACTATTCAACGCATAACACACTGAAAACTTACATCATAATCCTGAAAAAAAAGGCAAGTAAGCATTAAATTTACCAGGTTATAATTTGCTGTATGAAACACGTCACTTCACCTGCATTGTTTTAGCTGATTTAATTTAATCTACGAGCAAATGGGTCATTGAATTTGTGAGTGCTCACCGGTGTGATCTGATTTTGTTTCAGGTCCCTGGGCTGCTGAAGATCAGACACATCGGACAGGCCACCGTTGGCAGCGCTGCGGTATTCGGGCTTTTCCTGGGAGCTGGGAGCTTGATACACTGTGGGAAAAATTACTAGATCGCGTCAAGTTACCTCTGGTTTTACTAGGTTTTAAAGGATTGCCTTATCTTAGGTAAAACATTTGTTTGATCTTGAAGGAACAGTGGAGTTCTGCTACTATTTACTCGGTCCTGGTTTTTGATATGTTTGCCCTACTGTTGATGTGGAAATAAAATCTTTCATTGTCTGTATGAGAATTAAGTGGTGAAAGCATGATTCATGAGAAAAGAACGTATTGTTGTATTGAAGTCACTTTGTCTTCTTAGTAAAAGAAATAAACCATTTTCTCCTTGACATTGAACGGGGTGAGGGGCAGCTGACGTTTTGTTGATGTTGTGTATATCAGCTACTCCCTCTATTTACAAATATTCCTAAGATGTTCTGGACTACATGCATACCAAAAAACACCAAAACATGTCtatatggagggagtactaaatccAGACAACAGTTGCGTCTTGTTCTAGAGGTCTTGTTCTTTTTAACTTGGTCGTTTACTTATAATTAAACAAATTGTCTAttacgtactccctctgtcccataatataagaacgtttttcaagcGACAATCAAGCTCATGTGTGACTCCATTTACTTCCGGGACACAATGCTTGATTGTCGCCTTGCCGAACAGGCTCAAGCTGCTGGCACTCGTCGGTAACCACAGCTCCTGTCGCACAGTAACCTGAGGGGTTCAAGATTGTTTGCACGATGTCTGTTGAATCACATTCGATCACAAGAGAGAAAAATACAGATTATTCGCAAGCTCGAGCCCCTTCATCAATAGGCAAATGCCTCCATGGCCGGGGCACATCCATAGCATGTTCCACAGCAGTTCGAGGCCGCAGGCCGCAACGAACGCCCTGCCACAGGCGCCGGACCCAGCATCCACGTGGAAACTAGCGTAAGATTGTTTAAGCCTTGTTCGGTTTAATGCACGTAGGATTGAGGGGGACTTTGACTTGCAAGGAATTTAACCCCCCTCGACCCCTTCAAACCTCTCCAAACCAGCAAACTAAAGTAATATACACACAGCACTGTT encodes:
- the LOC119334419 gene encoding reactive oxygen species modulator 1-like; protein product: MARGDSCLARIGAGVAIGGAVGGAVGAVYGTYAAIRLRVPGLLKIRHIGQATVGSAAVFGLFLGAGSLIHCGKNY